Genomic window (Lycium barbarum isolate Lr01 chromosome 2, ASM1917538v2, whole genome shotgun sequence):
ACATGAATACAGTTCTGGCAATGGTAAGACAAGCATGAAGTACAGCAGGAGGAGCTGTGAATGCATAAAGCATATAGAACTCCCACCATCTAAAACAAAGGCACTAAGAAAAAGAGCTTATACATGACCCAACATAAGTTGATCAATGTATGGTGACAGGTTAACTAGCAGTACAGTAAGCAAAGATCTAATACTTATTTACTAGGTCAGACTTACAACTGCTTGATTGAACGAAGGGATAAAACTCGTACCTTCACTCGGAGGTGCTCTTCAAAATGAGAAGTCTTCACAAAACAAGAAATCATTATCTGTTACACATGCCATGAGTAAAAAAAAATGAGTCATACTACTAAAAGTAATCAGTTCCCTAGACAAAATGTAAAACAAAAAATTGCCAAGATTATATACTTAAATACAGACATGTACAATTAGTATGAAAGACAGGTAGACACATTTGCACAAGAAACGAAGCGATCCAGTGCCTTAGATGGCTAGCACTAGGCTCCGCACATCTAGAGAGCCAACCCATGTCAGGTGTTAGGTAGAATGAAAGGGGCTTCTATCCTTGCTCTTTATACGCATCTTCACCCTGGCTAATGGGGCTTTAGTTATTCAGGTGGTGAATGGAATCTCAAAAAGCATAATTGAGAAAAAGACCCTTCACCCCTCTTTAGTCTCTACCGATGTTGCACGGACTCTTCAAAAGTATCGTCGGGTGCGTGTCGGatactccaaaagtagtgcatttttggagaatccgacacgggtgcggcaatgaaagtgaagagtccgcgcAACTTAGGTCTCTACAGGGTTCACATATTTCTTCAAAATAGGTGAGAATGGCCCAAACAGAGATGTTAAATTTTCGCTAGAGGGAGGGGTGAAAAAAGTGGACAAAACAGGCTCACATTTTATCAAAAACAATTACAGGGAAAGAATCATATGGAAAACACTCCTGACTAATCCTTCATCTTTATGGTTCATTAGAAACAACATAAATCTAACACGATGCAAAATAGATGATTCGGCGAACTTAAGATGGATATTATTGGTCAAGCTTATAACTCGTGAAAACAATATCATGACCATAATTAGTTGCATTACAGAACAGCTGCCAATGCAGTTTACCACTGTATTTCAGGCATTGAACGAGGTTGCTAAAAGAGGCACCTACCATAAGAGCCTGATTCTCTGGATCAATGTTATCCAGAAAAACTCGTCTATGTAATCGTTGCTGTTCTACTAGAGGATGTTTCGACAAAACCTTCCGCATATCCGCAACAATGTTCTATACATGAACGAGTCGTGTAAACTCTCATCAGCCAACAGAACTGTTTATTAAGAATTAGAAGATTGGATCTTAACTAACTAGAAAATTGGATTTACTGACATTGATCTTATTCACATCCAAGTGGCTGATGGCAAGGTGAGTCTTGATCCGCCAATGCGTCTTCTGACTAAGATTCCTGACAATATTCACTGAAAATTTGTGATTCGGTATATGAATTGCTTCACGATCATCACCTCTTATGACTGTTGGTGACCACCAACCTACATGCTAAACAACAACAAGCAGTCATACAATAGCTCAATCCCATGATTTAGTTTTCTATTCAACTGATTCAGCACAAATAGATGAAGTTGTTGCCCAACCACAGCTTCATGCAAATCCTTGCATATCAAGCATGCAACACATCTTGTTAATGCATTGTTTATTATATGGGAATATCATCTAATTGGCAGCAGGAGCAAATAGTTACCTCCACTGTACCAGAGACATCATAGCCCTCTATCTTTGTCTGTATCCAGTCAGTTAGAACAAACGGCCTTGTTGCATGGATCATTATGCTCGACAGGAAGTTTGTAAGTATCTGAACAAGCAATAGAGagttttaaaaaataagttaatCTAATGCAAGTGGCACACAAGAATTTTACCAGAAAAGGGGGGAGGAAACATGAAAAGCAGAAGTGTgatatcaaaccaaccaatagtgAGAATATTCAAAATAAGATAGAGAAAAAGTATAAGACCTGATTTAGCAGCACTTAGGAATACAAAATAAATGCTCAGATTACCTCACGACCAGCAAGAGTGAGCAATACTGTCCCAAGACCCCCAGCTGTCAGCCACTTTTGTGTAGAAAAACCAAGCAATTCCATGAACAACGAAACGGCTGCAACCCATACTGCAGTAGATATAGCTTTCCCTGCAAATTCGAACCCCATCTGGAAAGAGCAATACATATATTTGAAAGAATAAGACTTTGATCAAAGAAGGCAACAATGAACGATAGTAAAAGGATGGTACATAAAAGAAAATTATGCTGCATATGTTTCTACAAAGGCCACTTAAATCATTAAAGTTTCATTGGTTTGATAGTTTTAGATTACTGAAATATGGACAGGAAAGGTGTAATAAAATATAACAGATTATCATATGCTGCTGCCAAACTAACATAAGCCTCCTATCCGGAGTAGATCCAAATCACTTAGCCAAGAAAAAAGCTCCTTTGGAAAAAGAACATGGTCTTGCGGAAAGGGGAATCAACCAACACCCATCGACAAGCTTTTGACAAATAGGTAAAGTGTTTCCAGTTGTTTAGTTTCCTTGTTTAGGATTAGCTTTAGATGCTGTTTAAATATCTATGTCGGGTTTCATCATAAACATTTTTGCATTTATCAAGGTTTTAAAATTTGGAAGCTTCGACAAATTGGAGTAAACGCATAATTCCCAGACATACATTTCTTGCATCAGCGGGATCTTTTGTCTCCACAAGGAATTTTTGTGTTTGCTGAATCAAGCTGCCAAAAAAGATAATAAAGATTTACTTCGTGTATCGTAAACAGAGGACAACTAATCAGCATTACATTATTCAGATATTGAGAAAAACCAAGAGTATGACGGTAAGCTGCCATCGTTACAATTAAGAGTCACAATAAATGAAATCGTCAACCAACGATTGATACTGCATCAGAAAATCAAATGTAACAAGATTTTGAAAGCAAACATATCACCTAGATAAACAGTAGGCAAGTGCCATCACTGTCGATAATGATCGTATAAAATTAAGAAATCTTTGCTTGACTGCCTGGCTTGCAACTGTAGGTAGAACCAGTGGATCTATCGCTCTGCAAAAGTTCAATACCAGCAGCATGATTATTTTATGAAGCATATATCTAATTTTTTTCAACTTTCTTTAAATTGTAGTGCAATTTAACCTGCATATAAGTATTACTCCGGTCCATAAAAGCACAGGTTTAATATAGGAATCGGTAACATAATGCCAGCTACTTTGTTTCCAATTGCTATCACTTTCCTGCAAGAAAATTTTCAGACAGAGCTTTAATTTGGGGACAGATAATGATGTAGACAACTTGCAGCAAGCCAGCAAGAAAGATTGTCGAGAGAATCAAGTACATGAAGGAAACACATTCTGCCAAAGCGCATCAGTGGACTGAGACCCCATGCAGCAAAAACAAGAACACCAATGGCCGGAACCAGATGAAGCACAAGTGGGCTTCCATGTGTAGTACTTAATGACCTGCAAAATAGAACTAATAATTGAATTGCTACCAATTTGATCAAATCAATATTGGGTCATGGAAGAAGGATAAATAATGTAGGCGAGGTTGCTTTAATCAGGAGTGATCATTCCACTTATCAAGTATAGAAATTGTCAGAAATTTAATTTGGCAGAAAATCAAGATCGCGTTAAATTGGAAAGGCTGAAGAATGGATTGTGATTTGTGAGAAAAAAGAACTTATCCTCATTGGGAAACAGATACTAGTCAATTACTAGCAACTTCATTGATAATAGGAGTTGCATTTTCAGATGACATAAATGTCCATGCAACTTGAGTAAGAGATAATAAATATAGAACCATATACCGTTTCCACAGTAGTGTTGCTGTTTTCAGAACTTGACTCTCATATCCTCCACCTGGCTTTAACAAGGACCGGCATAGCAATCCATTACATCTAGTCAGTGAAGGATGGGAAAACAAAGGCCCACGTACAGTATTCAGAAGGTAGATGCTCCAAGGATCCTGCCTCTGAAGATGCAGTATACCACATACCAAGTGTCAATGAGGCAGTACAAATTAGACATGAGTCTATAACCACATGACTTAATAATATAGTTTAAGCAAGAGCTTTGTAGAATAATTGCAGAAAATGCCCCTCTTAATTAATTCAACTTTGAAAACTCTCAAgaataatataaaatatattattattacaAGTAGAGCTATAAACAAGCTGACTTGATTTGATTAGTGAATAAGCTTGGCTCAATTGTTATAACAATATCAGCTTGAGCATACTGAATTCAAAATAACTAAGCTCTAGCTAGCTCAATACACCACAATTCCAGCTGGAACCAGTCTCAATTTAATTATGTGCTTACTTACCAAAAAGAACTTTACTAATGTGCAAATACACTTGCGCGACAATAAAGGCACGTTACATTTTTAGGGCTTCCAAGCCACATTATCAACCTTTATGTTGTGATCACAAGCCAAAATAAGTAAATTCATCTACTAAACAAACATGAACTTGAGCTCAAAACCTGCTCAATATCTAGACAAGTACATAAAGCTTAGTTTTCTCGAGTCAATTTCATGACGCTAAAGCaatggaaatgaagaaaatgaaacaACTGCTTATAGAATAAGATCAACAAAAAAAGTTAAATAAATGACAAGCACATGATATACCTAGACTGAAATATTGAACCACATATATTTAATAACACAATGACAGCAAAGTGAGTCGTCAAAAAAGCTAGCCGAACGATGTGTGAACAAAGGAAATGGGGAGGGGTGAAACTTAAGATTATAATCCAACGCAAAGCATACCGTAGAATATGATGAAAGAAATATACTGCAAGAATCTGTCTGGCTCCTGCTAATTGTGCcctacaaacaaaaaaaaattaagaactgAGGATGTCCTTCTGTTATCAGTAAAAAGTTGAGGACATCATTGACTCTATTGATATAGTAAACTGGAAATCAAATGCACAAATCCTATTGTACCTTAGACAGACCGCTTAATCCACATTTCCCGTGAATAGGGAATTCACGCGGCCGCAACAATGAGACAGCAGCTGCCATTGTCTAATATGCTCAAAGAAATGACACCTGGAAGTCACAATGTTAAAGTGCATATGGGAAGAACCTTTATCTTCAGAACCTACAAAAAGAAGTGCAGAATCAATCAATTTAAGCATGAAGCAACCTGCCCAAGAAATTCTTTTTGACATTATACACACAGACAAACACTAAGTCTCCGCTCAAAGGATTAGCAGGTGCAGTGGTAGTCTGCACCCACCTAACACTCTGATCAACTCAGGGGCGAAGCCATGTAGGGGCTTCTgcagaaaattacactgtatatacaatgttaattttttattttaatgtatatatagtatatgttaAATCTACTTGAATTTTTCGTGTATTTGCTCTTCATATTTTTTAAATCCCCTcagtgaaaatcctggctccgccactggatcAACTGATTGCTTGATCACAGAAATATCTAAAGTAAGATTTCACTCCAACATTCTAGCAGAATAATAATGGGACTAAGGCACGCCACATGAAGCAAATATAAGAGAAAATCTAAACACCAATCAACCGTTAAAATACAACACCAAAAAAACAAATATTTAAGTTACACCACACACTGACAAAGATCTTCTCTTTTCCTTTGCTAAACAAGTTCCTACAACTTCAAAAATCCCTTAAATTTCACAACAACATCAATGAAAGAACCATTAATCCTCGAATTAATGAATAATGAAGGTAATTACGAACCTTAAGACCAAAAGGTCAATGATATTATCGCAGTAAGTCAAAGCTAGTTTACTTAGAAAACAGTTGAAATGGGGAAATTGTGGAAGGAGGGGTGATAACATGCGCAGTAAGGTAATGGAACACGTTAACACCGACGGCTACAGTTGCGTGATGGACTGTTCTTTGGATAATTCCCACGTTGCGAGGTCTTACGTGGCTCCTTTCATTTTTATGGTCACAGTTTTAACAAGAGTTAGATATAGATTACTTTAATGAAAAACGTGGCGAACTGAAGCACCAACAGTAATATAAACACATCCCCTTTTTTTCACTAACTAATTATTTAAGGGTCGTTACCATAACTATTACTTAAAAAAATGGGAAAAGGGTCAATACTGATACGATTTAGAAATATCTTAATCAATACAAGTTGGGCAAGGGGTGTACGTGAGGCTTCCCGAGGAGTACATGATTTGTAATGACATTCAGAAAAGGCAACGAATGAAGTATCTCTTGGTTTTGTTCTTCCTTTAGCTATATTGCATTTTCAATTTCTGTTTCCTTTCAAAAGTGTATCAAACATACCCTTctactttaatttattttctAATTTTATCCTCCGTTAGCTAAAATAGCCAAATATATTTTGGCTAAcgcaataaactaaagtagagagatatatttgacctttttccctaaaaaaattatcttatgTTCAAATTCAAGTATACTTTTTTAAGAAATTACTTTTTCAAATTATAAGCTTAAAAATAGATTTTGCTATTATTTAAAAGAATTTATTTTTTTCACCAAAAGTTTGGCCAAAAACTTTCAttctttaaaataaataaatattttttaaaaataagcatttttagcCTTTTAAAAACCTGGTCAAATAACTGCACTAGCAACGCTGTTCATACTCTGACCATCAAGAAtatacaataaaaaaaaattcacctgTTAGTACTTTTTAGAAATATCCTACCTTATTTTTCCACTTCAATATTGTTCAATCTCTCTTTTTATCTCCTAAAGTATCCTATACGACTAGTTAAATTCAGTTGAAATCCCCTATCAAGAGAGCAAAACATTTTTCTCTTAAAATGTTTTCTTATTTTCAAATTTAAGTTTAAGGCCTCTAATAAAAAGTAAAGTGAACATTATTGTAAAATCACACACTCCAATGATATTAAATTTGCCTATTGAATACTCACGATTCACGTAATTTCGAAACAAAAGTTACAATAATCTTCtcaactaatataaaaaatagGAAATTAATTTGAGGGGAAGAGGTTAGTGGGTTAAGAAGAAAGATGAGATATGTTTTGGGTGTGAATAAAGATAAGACTATTTAGTGCAAATATTGAGACGTAACCAATGGGGTTTGGTGTAACTTGACATCAATTTCGTATTCACTTGTCATATCATACACCTGTCTAATTTCCTCATACCTTTTGCATGTCCTTTGGACATATACATGCTCATTTTGGAGTAAAATTCACAATAAtgactttttcatttttatagttaaaaaattattattatctTGGAGTTTTAATTTCTATATATATAGAATATTATCTTAAAGGTTTACTTGTAAGAAGTAAAACTCAAGGtaattattttttactttttaattacaTGGTTAACTACTGGAAATGGGCTAATGGAAAATAAGTAAGGAACAAGGCTGCTGCTAGCTACCAGCCAAATTTCAAATAAGTGGTCCACACTTTCCATACCCTTGGGCCTTGGCATGTAAGACCAAACTAGCTGTCCAACTCGCCTTGATTGTTTCTTTTTCTTACGTAAATGTCTTAAGTTACTAAGTACTTATGAAAGAATAACTAGAAATCAGAACTCCTAGATTAATAATGGGATCTCCAAAATTAACAATTCTAAAACTTTAGTCGTGTCAAATTTTGGATTTCCAAACATGATTGGAATCGGCCGTTAAAACATGTTCGGTCTGTAAAACCAAGGGTCATTTGCAGGATTATCCTTGcactggtctttaagttttgcctctcaaattgatgacatttaatttttgtccttcgcctaataccatgaggtttggggttcaaACGTTCACTCagtatcacaaaaaaaaaaatcgcaaggcaaagttttgtagcaaagttaggcctattccggccaaagttaggcctcatacagaattttgaatgcaaaactctatcCGCAactagagttttgcattcaaagtTCTGTCTGAGGTAGACTTTTGCTCGCGAATTCAAACTTCTGCTTtgcgaaattccttttttttttttttaataagctgAGGTTTGAACCTAGAACCTTGGGTCTTAAGCGAAggataaaaaattaaagaccatcaatttgagggacaaaaattaaagaccactgctTTTGAAGGAAATCCGCACAAAAGAATGTAAAAGGAATCCAATCCAACCCAACCCGTTAGTTCGGTGGTTGGGCTATGACTTTTTAAGCCCATAATGGAAGTTTTCAGCTCAAACTCAATCGTTCGGCTAGCCATCACGAACTTGGGTGGCCATTTAATTTTTAGCCACATTAAGAAAAGTTGTTAAGTTTTATTAAGCTTGTTTGTAGAAAAAAATAAAGTGGGTCTATTGATTTTTTAAGGTTTGAGGTTGAATCTAACAATTATAATTGTTGGCATTACAAGGTTAGATACCATATTTGGAGTTGATTTAAAATAATTTGGATCAATTTTGAAGTTAAAATGTGTTATTGAAATTTCTATATATACAGCAAGTTATGGTAACTTGATGTTAAGAAAGTCTTGCATAACATCAAATTTAAAaaagtaaaacttacacaaatagctaccttttaatagcttttaactagttatagctacaagttgaagatttacaattcgtagttgcttttggctgtatttcagttgtatctcgcatttttgaaatacagtgaaacatagcgaaatacagagaaatacaaaacacgttagagtaaatttaggctctatttttggaacatatttttttaaaaaaaattctgagagaaaaaataggctatatttttttaacataatattttttcctttttaaatagtaagtcaaattaaatcaaccctATTTCACACAAATCATTGAAGAGTAAAATCAGGCCCTAATTATGGaacaatatttttaaaaaaaaattacgggATTCAATTTAAAACTTCCCATAAATCACGCATAACGGTTGTTCTTCCATAAAAGCTTACGAATCTCACTCAATTTTTATCActatcaaaactttttgaattcaaaaaccactaaagatctaaaaacttccaaatacagaaaaataaacactgaaatataatgaaatatggttaattgtttaaaaaatataaagttgtagtatgcgtatatacaatggaatacaatgaaatatatcagaaactgtttcataaattagaaatacaaaatgcagaaatacattgaaatacagcgaaatacaaaagtCGTGAAAATAAAATGttgtaaaaataggctctatatttggaacattcactatatttacaccaaaaaaaagataaatacattgaaatacagcgaaataatgtactgaaatacactgaaatatactgaaaattaaaTATACTGCTTGTTAATACAtaaaaatacactgaaatatactgaaacatttcatcaaacacttggtgggcatgaagcaccacaactctcatcaatggtgttctcATGGGAAAGAAGAATGTCGTCTCAGATTGCTACAAAAAGGATGTTATCCGGAGATAAAGACTCTCAATTGGACTAGTTAATAAAGCTGCACTCTGTCGTCCTTCACCGTTGTTAGAGCTCTTTTTTTTTCACTCCGTCATCGACCATGGCTTCACTCCGTCATCGACCTTCACTCCGTCGTCGACCATAGCTCTTTTTAATAAAGCTTCACTCCGTCATCGACCATGGCTGCTGCTACTACTGTAGGATTCTTCTGATGTAGGTGATGGAACGGAAGCATATGGAGTTCAGATCTGAAGAACTAGAACTTTACAGTTTTTTTCGAGTTTGGAGATGGAGATGGAGATGGTAGTAATAGTGGTGGTGGTGTTGACGGCGGTGTGGGTGGTGGAGATAGAGAAGGGAGGGAGAGGTAAGTGAGTGGAAGGAGAAGAGAGGCTGGAGATAGAGTAAGGGAAGGAGAGAGGCGGCAGTGAGGCCAGGggaaggagagagaggagagggattttttttttagggtttggagaagatgataaattTTAAACATGTAGTGAGG
Coding sequences:
- the LOC132627625 gene encoding mechanosensitive ion channel protein 3, chloroplastic-like, with the translated sequence MAAAVSLLRPREFPIHGKCGLSGLSKGTISRSQTDSCSIFLSSYSTRQDPWSIYLLNTVRGPLFSHPSLTRCNGLLCRSLLKPGGGYESQVLKTATLLWKRSLSTTHGSPLVLHLVPAIGVLVFAAWGLSPLMRFGRMCFLHESDSNWKQSSWHYVTDSYIKPVLLWTGVILICRAIDPLVLPTVASQAVKQRFLNFIRSLSTVMALAYCLSSLIQQTQKFLVETKDPADARNMGFEFAGKAISTAVWVAAVSLFMELLGFSTQKWLTAGGLGTVLLTLAGREILTNFLSSIMIHATRPFVLTDWIQTKIEGYDVSGTVEHVGWWSPTVIRGDDREAIHIPNHKFSVNIVRNLSQKTHWRIKTHLAISHLDVNKINNIVADMRKVLSKHPLVEQQRLHRRVFLDNIDPENQALMIMISCFVKTSHFEEHLRVKEVILLDLLRVISHHRARLATPLRTVQKTYHEPDADDVPFADPIYSRNRPNQPVLLIEPSYRITSDDKGKASARSVQPDEEKDQKVEAPITSRAADDTNGLPSTPSEKEIVKVSSASNANGDLKAATSSSDGKTVKQGSTNPVKSNSEKNQVASAAGNPPGSTSDTNIEKTDVASPASQAQQDAERPISPPSVGRSMLEDNIVLGVALEGSKLTLPIEEETTPPSPSPTFFDSESKELAACRNGNSSTSSNKDKTDDKMAGAPSSQSAINDQKEREK